A window from Elusimicrobiota bacterium encodes these proteins:
- a CDS encoding peptidylprolyl isomerase, whose translation MTRALAFGAVSLLLFAAACRRGEDRRIARVGRSYITESEFRRKLGEVAPDYRNYVLSPYGQRQFLDVLIREKMVLEAARKAGVEKRTEYRDQVAALRREEEEKLREAGDYLLTRMWFEELRSKGVLKVEEAEIRAFFEKHPAEAQVRHILLASPEEAEKAAAAARGGGFAAIAQKLSLDADTAAGGGRMPPALFGELIPEFEVVWHMKTGEIAGPVRSKFGYHVVQKEGEKPVPYEKAEPRIRRILEKEKLDRHLQSLQTSFPVEVLDAQFK comes from the coding sequence ATGACGAGGGCCCTCGCTTTCGGAGCCGTTTCCCTGCTGCTTTTCGCCGCCGCCTGTCGGCGCGGAGAGGACCGCCGCATCGCGCGGGTCGGCCGCTCCTACATCACCGAATCGGAGTTCCGGCGCAAGCTCGGCGAGGTCGCTCCGGACTACCGCAACTACGTGCTCAGCCCTTACGGCCAGCGCCAGTTCCTCGACGTGCTCATCCGGGAGAAGATGGTCCTCGAGGCCGCCCGCAAGGCCGGCGTCGAGAAGCGCACGGAGTACCGCGACCAGGTCGCCGCGCTGCGCCGCGAGGAAGAAGAGAAGCTCCGCGAGGCCGGAGACTACCTGCTCACGCGGATGTGGTTCGAGGAGCTGCGGAGCAAAGGGGTCCTCAAGGTGGAGGAGGCCGAGATCCGCGCCTTCTTCGAGAAGCACCCCGCCGAGGCCCAGGTCCGGCACATCCTCCTCGCCTCTCCCGAGGAGGCCGAGAAGGCCGCCGCGGCCGCCCGCGGGGGCGGCTTCGCGGCCATCGCCCAGAAGCTCTCCCTCGACGCCGACACCGCCGCCGGCGGCGGGCGCATGCCCCCGGCCCTCTTCGGCGAGCTCATCCCCGAGTTCGAAGTGGTCTGGCACATGAAGACCGGCGAGATCGCCGGCCCCGTGCGCAGCAAGTTCGGCTATCACGTCGTGCAGAAGGAGGGGGAGAAGCCCGTCCCCTATGAGAAGGCCGAGCCGAGGATCCGCCGGATACTCGAGAAGGAGAAGCTCGACCGCCATCTTCAGTCGCTCCAGACGTCTTTCCCCGTGGAGGTGCTCGATGCCCAGTTCAAATAG
- a CDS encoding DEAD/DEAH box helicase yields MKKKGPASPLVRLCGVPGPGAWAQLVLGILDGTGLPEPVARALRPAGEGPIVCALRDEEALEDLEDALRALSAVRGAKVETAFFGEDPAGRAEALERLHRGARIVLATPEGLAGAAPGAGEYAALRLALHAGEKVPRGPLVERLAALGYRRVEFAEAPGEFAIRGAVVDLFPPEPARPARLLFDGDRVESIRLFDPSTQAGLTDFLDEAVAVPAPPDPAAGETVAAPAAPSATLRERLSDALWLYEEGLLEEPPARAVVVGISSAEGLDLGGAEPPVVRGDMGLLAARLAEWERAGWTTLLFSLNRGEDERVQEMLERRAGGAQFLIGPLRRGFLLPGLKLAVLSTAEIFGRRYRPPRGWAAKHAGAGRLRWGELRKGDYVVHERCGVARYHGLETVRVRVAPDSSAPREDGKRILGRAAPSGEEESATDCLTLEFRGGDRMFIPMTDFRQVQKFVGAEGARPRLSSLEGEGWEEVQERVREGVREMADELLRLQAERAALPGRAFGGPTRMEEEFAESFPFEETPDQRRAIEEVCSDMQSPHPMDRVVVGDVGFGKTEVAMRAALKCAANGAQCALLVPTTILADQHLRVFRARFAEYPVRVVGLSRFQTAAEQRRTLEALARGEADVVVGTHRLLQGDVRFKDLGLLVIDEEHRFGVRDKERLKALRKDVHSLALSATPIPRTLYQALSGLRGVSLIRSAPTGRQPISTGVLPYDLRHVCASIEAELARGGQVFYLCNRVRDLPARVAELRERLPGLRIAVAHGQMRADALETAMWDFFNRKSDVLAASTIIESGLDIPTVNTLLVEDAHAFGLSQLYQLRGRIGRERQKAYCWLYYPAKPDSEEPLTEEARARLRALREFTQLGSGLQLAMRDLEIRGAGDLLGSRQSGYLNSVGLEFYCQMLDDEVRRLQRRKGAKRPPEPPTMDLAVPAFLPEDYLPGDFERIEFYKRLLGAEEADFPRLEAELTDLSGPPPEPVRNLFRVLRLRRAAAAFGVRVVAERPGAAEVHFHPGGGPEAEVLSRWMGELGPRLEFLRSSEGDGFRVRLGGEAAVDRLEALFARKMVK; encoded by the coding sequence TTGAAGAAGAAAGGTCCCGCCTCCCCGCTCGTGCGGCTCTGCGGGGTCCCCGGTCCCGGCGCCTGGGCGCAGCTCGTGCTCGGGATCCTCGACGGCACGGGCCTCCCGGAGCCGGTGGCGCGCGCGCTGCGTCCTGCGGGTGAGGGGCCCATCGTCTGCGCCCTGCGCGACGAGGAAGCGCTCGAGGACCTCGAGGACGCCCTCCGGGCCCTCTCCGCCGTGCGCGGGGCGAAGGTCGAGACCGCCTTCTTCGGAGAGGACCCCGCCGGGCGCGCCGAGGCGCTCGAGCGCCTGCACCGCGGAGCGCGCATCGTGCTCGCGACCCCGGAGGGGCTCGCCGGAGCGGCGCCCGGCGCCGGGGAGTACGCCGCGCTCCGGCTCGCGCTGCACGCCGGCGAGAAGGTCCCGCGCGGGCCGCTCGTCGAGCGGCTCGCCGCCCTCGGCTATCGGCGCGTCGAGTTCGCGGAGGCGCCCGGCGAGTTCGCGATCCGCGGCGCGGTGGTGGACCTCTTCCCTCCCGAGCCCGCCCGCCCCGCCCGCCTCCTCTTCGACGGCGACCGCGTGGAGTCCATCCGGCTCTTCGACCCCTCCACGCAGGCGGGCCTCACCGACTTCCTCGACGAGGCCGTCGCCGTCCCGGCTCCCCCGGACCCCGCGGCGGGCGAGACCGTCGCCGCACCCGCGGCTCCGTCCGCGACCCTGCGCGAGCGGCTCTCCGACGCCCTCTGGCTCTACGAGGAGGGCCTGCTCGAGGAGCCCCCCGCGCGGGCCGTCGTCGTCGGCATCTCCTCGGCCGAAGGCCTCGACCTCGGCGGGGCCGAGCCGCCCGTCGTCCGCGGGGACATGGGCCTGCTCGCGGCGCGGCTCGCCGAATGGGAGCGCGCGGGCTGGACGACGCTCCTCTTCTCGCTCAACCGCGGCGAGGACGAGCGCGTGCAGGAGATGCTCGAGCGCCGCGCCGGTGGAGCGCAGTTCCTCATCGGTCCCCTGCGCCGCGGCTTCCTTCTGCCGGGGCTCAAGCTGGCGGTGCTCTCCACCGCCGAGATCTTCGGCCGCCGCTACCGGCCCCCCAGGGGCTGGGCCGCCAAGCACGCCGGCGCCGGCCGCCTGCGCTGGGGCGAGCTGCGCAAGGGCGACTACGTCGTCCACGAACGCTGCGGCGTCGCGCGCTACCACGGCCTGGAGACGGTGCGCGTGCGCGTCGCGCCGGACTCCTCCGCTCCGCGCGAGGACGGCAAGCGCATCCTGGGCCGCGCCGCGCCCTCCGGTGAAGAGGAGTCGGCGACCGACTGCCTGACCCTCGAGTTCCGCGGCGGCGACCGGATGTTCATCCCCATGACGGACTTCCGGCAGGTGCAGAAGTTCGTCGGCGCCGAGGGCGCCCGGCCGCGGCTCTCCTCGCTGGAGGGGGAGGGCTGGGAGGAGGTCCAGGAACGCGTGCGCGAGGGCGTGCGCGAGATGGCCGACGAACTGCTGCGCCTGCAGGCCGAGCGCGCCGCCCTGCCGGGCCGCGCCTTCGGCGGCCCCACGCGCATGGAGGAGGAGTTCGCCGAGTCCTTCCCCTTTGAGGAGACCCCCGACCAGCGCCGCGCCATCGAGGAGGTCTGCTCGGACATGCAGTCGCCCCACCCGATGGACCGCGTCGTCGTCGGCGACGTGGGCTTCGGCAAGACCGAGGTGGCCATGCGGGCCGCGCTCAAGTGCGCCGCCAACGGCGCGCAGTGCGCGCTGCTCGTGCCCACGACGATCCTCGCCGACCAGCACCTGCGGGTCTTCCGCGCGCGCTTCGCCGAGTATCCGGTCCGCGTCGTCGGGCTCTCGCGCTTCCAGACCGCGGCCGAGCAGAGGCGGACGCTCGAGGCCCTCGCCCGGGGGGAGGCCGACGTCGTGGTGGGGACGCACCGCCTCCTCCAGGGCGATGTGCGCTTCAAGGACCTCGGCCTGCTCGTCATCGACGAGGAGCACCGCTTCGGGGTCCGCGACAAGGAGCGGCTGAAGGCCCTGCGCAAGGACGTGCACAGTCTCGCGCTCTCGGCGACGCCCATCCCCCGCACGCTCTACCAGGCCCTCAGCGGCCTGCGCGGCGTCTCGCTCATCCGCAGCGCCCCGACCGGGCGCCAGCCGATCTCGACGGGGGTGCTCCCCTACGACCTCCGCCATGTCTGCGCCTCCATCGAGGCGGAACTCGCGCGCGGCGGGCAGGTCTTCTACCTCTGCAACCGCGTGCGCGACCTCCCGGCGCGGGTCGCCGAGCTCCGGGAGCGCCTCCCGGGCCTGCGGATCGCCGTCGCGCACGGGCAGATGCGCGCCGACGCGCTCGAGACGGCGATGTGGGACTTCTTCAACCGCAAGTCCGATGTGCTCGCGGCCTCCACCATCATCGAGTCGGGTCTCGACATCCCGACGGTCAACACCCTGCTCGTCGAGGACGCGCACGCCTTCGGGCTCTCGCAGCTCTATCAGCTGCGCGGGCGCATCGGCCGCGAGCGGCAGAAGGCCTACTGCTGGCTCTATTATCCCGCCAAGCCCGACTCGGAGGAGCCGCTCACCGAGGAGGCGCGGGCCCGTCTGCGGGCGCTGCGCGAGTTCACCCAGCTGGGCTCGGGCCTGCAGCTGGCGATGCGGGACCTCGAGATCCGCGGGGCCGGCGACCTGCTCGGCTCGCGGCAGAGCGGCTATCTGAACTCCGTCGGCCTCGAGTTCTACTGCCAGATGCTCGACGACGAGGTCCGGCGTCTGCAGCGGCGCAAGGGCGCGAAGCGCCCTCCCGAGCCGCCGACCATGGACCTCGCGGTCCCCGCCTTCCTCCCCGAGGACTACCTGCCCGGGGACTTCGAGCGCATCGAGTTCTACAAGCGGCTCCTCGGCGCCGAGGAGGCGGACTTCCCGAGGCTCGAGGCCGAGCTCACCGACCTCTCCGGTCCGCCGCCCGAGCCGGTGCGCAACCTCTTCCGGGTCCTGCGCCTGCGGCGCGCGGCCGCCGCCTTCGGGGTGCGCGTCGTGGCCGAGCGGCCGGGGGCGGCGGAGGTCCACTTCCATCCCGGCGGGGGGCCGGAGGCCGAGGTCCTCTCCCGCTGGATGGGGGAGCTCGGACCGCGCCTCGAGTTCCTGCGCTCCTCCGAGGGGGACGGCTTCCGCGTCCGGCTGGGCGGGGAGGCCGCGGTCGACCGGCTCGAGGCCCTCTTCGCACGGAAAATGGTAAAGTAG
- the hemC gene encoding hydroxymethylbilane synthase, whose product MKRMRLGTRGSPLARAQSAQIARRIEEANPGLETEFVFIKTSGDAFSLARPDAPVKPSSPNVKAMFVKEIEEALLRGEIDYAVHSSKDLPGELPKGLVLAAFPEREDPRDAFIPGTSPSWAQVPEGGVIATASLRRQVQLRRARAGLAFTAVRGNVDTRLRKLKEHGWAGLVLAAAGLRRLGLDEVPREPLPPELVLPAPGQGALALEARADRSEVLAALSRVAHERTRLEVELERAFLSAVGGGCSTPLGALASVGAGGERRLRVFWSRDDGADAVRLEGTCGPSTEDAFALARSLRDRLPA is encoded by the coding sequence ATGAAGAGAATGCGCCTTGGAACACGCGGGTCGCCCCTCGCCCGCGCCCAGTCCGCCCAGATCGCCCGGCGCATCGAGGAGGCGAACCCCGGCCTCGAGACCGAGTTCGTCTTCATCAAGACCTCGGGCGACGCATTCAGCCTCGCGCGACCCGATGCTCCCGTGAAGCCTTCTTCTCCCAACGTCAAAGCGATGTTCGTGAAGGAGATCGAAGAGGCCCTCCTGCGCGGCGAGATCGACTACGCCGTGCACTCCTCGAAGGACCTTCCCGGAGAGCTTCCCAAGGGACTCGTCCTCGCCGCCTTCCCGGAGCGCGAGGACCCGCGCGACGCCTTCATCCCGGGGACGAGCCCGTCCTGGGCGCAGGTCCCGGAGGGCGGCGTCATCGCGACCGCCTCCCTGCGCCGGCAGGTTCAGCTGCGGCGCGCGCGCGCCGGACTTGCCTTCACGGCGGTGCGCGGCAACGTGGACACGCGCCTGCGCAAGCTCAAGGAGCACGGCTGGGCCGGGCTCGTGCTCGCCGCCGCCGGCCTGCGCCGGCTCGGCCTCGACGAGGTGCCGCGCGAGCCGCTCCCGCCCGAGCTCGTTCTCCCCGCGCCCGGGCAGGGCGCGCTCGCTCTCGAGGCCCGCGCCGACCGCTCCGAAGTCCTCGCCGCGCTGTCCCGGGTCGCCCACGAGCGCACGCGCCTGGAGGTCGAGCTCGAGCGCGCCTTCCTCTCGGCGGTGGGCGGCGGCTGCTCGACCCCGCTCGGCGCCCTGGCGTCCGTCGGAGCCGGCGGGGAGCGGCGCCTGCGCGTCTTCTGGTCCCGCGACGACGGCGCCGACGCCGTGCGTCTCGAGGGGACCTGCGGCCCGTCGACCGAGGACGCCTTCGCGCTCGCGCGCAGCCTCCGCGACCGGCTCCCCGCTTGA
- the hemA gene encoding glutamyl-tRNA reductase translates to MPIVLVGVNHRTGPLELRERLARLDARAVLSAAGEAGFAETVALSTCNRFEVYAFAEGEGAALSARLASLVEGLGGEGFAARASSAVDGEAVRHLFEVSAGLDSLVLGESEILAQVKGAYEAARAAAVTGKFTNTLFQRALFVGKEVRTRTALAMGQTSAASVAVELAERVFGRLKDCRVLVLGAGEMAEKTVRHLLEARAGRVRIANRTLSRAQELSAALTPEAAKAGTEVSVVSWESFPDLLAETDVVLASTGAPEPVLRREAVETALARRHGRSLFLIDIAMPRDVAEDVGALDDVYLYALKDLEAIVAENLERRRGEVEKARELAGLEALCFDSWLQATLRGEQATLRRAPREMRP, encoded by the coding sequence GTGCCCATCGTCCTCGTCGGAGTCAACCACCGCACCGGGCCGCTCGAGCTGCGCGAGAGGCTGGCGCGGCTCGACGCCCGCGCCGTCCTCTCCGCGGCGGGGGAGGCCGGCTTCGCGGAGACCGTCGCGCTCTCCACCTGCAACCGCTTCGAGGTCTACGCCTTCGCCGAGGGAGAGGGGGCGGCGCTCAGCGCCCGGCTCGCCTCCCTCGTCGAGGGGCTGGGGGGGGAGGGCTTCGCCGCCCGGGCGTCCTCCGCCGTCGACGGGGAGGCCGTGCGCCACCTCTTCGAGGTCTCCGCGGGGCTCGACTCGCTGGTGCTCGGCGAGAGCGAGATCCTCGCCCAGGTGAAGGGCGCCTACGAGGCCGCGCGCGCCGCCGCGGTCACGGGCAAGTTCACCAACACCCTCTTCCAGCGAGCCCTCTTCGTCGGCAAGGAGGTGCGCACCCGCACCGCCCTCGCGATGGGGCAGACCTCGGCGGCCTCCGTCGCCGTCGAGCTCGCCGAGCGCGTCTTCGGCCGGCTCAAGGACTGCCGCGTGCTCGTCCTCGGCGCCGGCGAGATGGCGGAGAAGACGGTCCGGCACCTCCTGGAGGCCCGCGCGGGCCGTGTGCGCATCGCCAACCGGACCCTCTCGCGGGCGCAGGAGCTCTCCGCGGCGCTGACGCCGGAGGCCGCCAAGGCCGGAACGGAGGTCTCCGTCGTGTCCTGGGAGTCCTTCCCGGACCTCCTCGCGGAGACCGACGTCGTCCTCGCCTCCACCGGCGCGCCCGAGCCCGTGCTCCGGCGCGAGGCCGTCGAGACCGCGCTCGCGCGGCGCCACGGGCGTTCGCTCTTCCTCATCGACATCGCGATGCCGCGCGACGTGGCCGAGGACGTCGGCGCCCTCGACGACGTCTATCTCTACGCGCTCAAGGACCTCGAGGCCATCGTCGCCGAGAACCTCGAGCGCCGCCGCGGCGAGGTGGAGAAGGCGCGCGAGCTCGCCGGCCTCGAGGCGCTCTGCTTCGACTCCTGGCTCCAGGCCACGCTGCGCGGCGAGCAGGCGACGCTCCGACGTGCTCCCAGGGAGATGCGACCATGA
- a CDS encoding pseudouridine synthase: MTTARTVLFNKPYGVLSQFTPRDGHPSLAGFGLPAGLYAAGRLDHDSEGLLLLTSDGALHHRLTDPRFAHPRTYLAQVERVPAASALALLARGPELAEGPTRPCKVRLLGEDPSLPPRDPPVRFRKSVPTAWLELTLTEGRNRQVRRMTAAVGHPTLRLVRVRIGALSLEGLEPGRWRALTPSELRGL; encoded by the coding sequence ATGACGACGGCCCGGACGGTCCTCTTCAACAAGCCCTACGGAGTGCTCTCGCAGTTCACCCCACGCGACGGGCATCCCTCGCTCGCCGGCTTCGGCCTGCCCGCGGGCCTCTATGCGGCGGGACGGCTCGACCACGACAGCGAGGGGCTGCTCCTGCTGACCTCGGACGGGGCGCTTCACCATCGTCTCACGGACCCGCGCTTCGCGCACCCGCGGACCTACCTCGCGCAGGTCGAGCGCGTTCCCGCGGCGTCGGCCCTCGCGCTCCTCGCGCGAGGGCCGGAGCTCGCGGAGGGTCCGACGCGTCCCTGCAAGGTCCGTCTCCTCGGAGAGGACCCCTCGCTGCCGCCGCGCGACCCGCCCGTCCGCTTCCGCAAGAGCGTCCCGACGGCCTGGCTCGAGCTGACGCTCACGGAGGGGCGCAATCGCCAGGTCCGGCGGATGACCGCGGCCGTCGGGCACCCCACCCTGCGGCTGGTGCGGGTCCGCATCGGAGCTCTGAGCCTCGAAGGACTCGAGCCGGGCCGCTGGCGCGCGCTCACCCCCTCCGAACTCCGCGGCCTGTAG
- a CDS encoding glycoside hydrolase family 3 N-terminal domain-containing protein, translating to MPLTLAATLLTFLVPFASAAAPEKPLYKDPKAPVEARVKDLLGRMTLEEKVGQMTQLNFSAYNSDQNVAVDVVPEKLRKLVREDHVGSFLNGIAVPPAQWVRYGTELQKIALEESRLGIPIVYGIDHVHGADYVSGATIFPQNLSIACTFDDAFAAREGSVTALEAADLGHHWNFAPILDVGLNAYWSRLFETFGEEPLVVARMGSAFVRALQEEPKTAPYRMAATAKHFLGYSDPKSGWDRSPAQIPDQYLYEFFVPSFRAAIAAGVKTVMVNYGEINGVPVLSSHRHLTELLRGELGFKGVVLSDWDHITKLVKEHRVARDEKDAARMAVNAGMDMAMTPYTTDFSRNLVALVREGKVSAARIDEAAARVLRLKFELGLFEHPFPSADRLARVGAPEHKAAALAAAREALVLLENKKGVLPLSPKTRSILVAGPAADSKRHLGGAWTLGWLGRPEAEYPASMPTILAALKKEFPAAEVRLAPAAGAPGSPVRMAFRKAASAADVVVLALGEEPATEQEGLIEDLSMPDEQLDLAAAAAESGKPCVLVLVEARPRVISTITDRMGAVLFAGLPGFEGATAIAEVLSGKTNPSGKLAFSYPAAPGHVVAYHHKSSDRTTAQYPFGAGLSYTQFAYEGLKLDAERVGPAGKVRASVRVTNKGKRAGREAVLWYLSDEVARITRPVKRLKQYEKIALAPGESKEVSFLIDAQKDLSYPDEKGSPVLEDGDFTLRVGPLSAKLTFDSTKK from the coding sequence ATGCCACTCACGCTCGCCGCGACGCTCCTGACGTTCCTCGTCCCCTTCGCTTCGGCCGCCGCTCCCGAGAAGCCCCTTTATAAGGACCCGAAGGCGCCCGTCGAGGCGCGCGTGAAGGACCTGCTCGGGCGCATGACGCTCGAGGAGAAGGTCGGGCAGATGACCCAGCTCAACTTCTCGGCCTACAACTCGGACCAGAACGTCGCCGTCGACGTCGTCCCGGAGAAGCTGCGCAAGCTCGTGCGCGAGGACCACGTCGGCTCCTTCCTCAACGGCATCGCCGTGCCGCCCGCGCAGTGGGTCCGCTACGGGACCGAGCTGCAGAAGATCGCGCTCGAGGAGTCGCGGCTCGGCATCCCCATCGTCTACGGGATCGACCACGTCCACGGGGCCGACTACGTCAGCGGCGCGACCATCTTCCCGCAGAACCTCTCGATCGCCTGCACCTTCGACGACGCCTTCGCGGCGCGCGAGGGGAGCGTCACCGCGCTGGAAGCCGCCGATCTCGGACATCATTGGAACTTCGCGCCCATCCTCGACGTCGGGCTCAACGCCTACTGGTCGCGCCTCTTCGAGACCTTCGGCGAGGAGCCGCTCGTCGTCGCGCGCATGGGGAGCGCCTTCGTGCGGGCCCTGCAGGAGGAGCCGAAGACGGCCCCCTACCGCATGGCGGCGACCGCGAAGCACTTCCTCGGCTACTCCGACCCCAAGTCGGGCTGGGACCGCTCTCCGGCGCAGATCCCCGACCAGTATCTCTACGAGTTCTTCGTGCCGTCCTTCCGCGCCGCGATCGCGGCCGGGGTGAAGACCGTCATGGTGAACTACGGAGAGATCAACGGCGTCCCCGTGCTCTCCTCGCACCGCCATCTCACGGAGCTCCTGCGCGGCGAGCTCGGCTTCAAAGGCGTGGTCCTCAGCGACTGGGACCACATCACGAAGCTGGTCAAGGAGCACCGCGTCGCGCGCGACGAGAAGGACGCCGCGCGCATGGCGGTGAACGCGGGCATGGACATGGCCATGACCCCGTACACGACCGACTTCAGCCGCAACCTCGTCGCGCTCGTTCGCGAGGGGAAGGTCTCCGCGGCGCGCATCGACGAGGCCGCGGCGCGCGTCCTGCGCCTCAAGTTCGAGCTCGGACTCTTCGAGCACCCCTTCCCGAGCGCCGACCGGCTCGCGCGCGTGGGCGCCCCCGAGCACAAGGCCGCCGCGCTGGCGGCCGCCCGCGAGGCCCTGGTCCTCCTCGAGAACAAGAAGGGCGTCCTGCCGCTCTCGCCGAAGACGCGCTCCATCCTCGTCGCGGGGCCCGCGGCGGATTCCAAGCGCCACCTCGGCGGCGCCTGGACGCTGGGCTGGCTCGGGCGTCCCGAGGCCGAGTATCCGGCCTCCATGCCGACGATCCTCGCCGCCCTGAAGAAGGAGTTCCCGGCCGCCGAGGTCCGCCTCGCTCCCGCGGCGGGCGCTCCCGGGAGTCCCGTGCGGATGGCGTTCCGGAAGGCGGCTTCGGCCGCCGACGTCGTCGTCCTCGCCCTCGGAGAGGAGCCCGCGACCGAGCAGGAGGGCCTCATCGAGGACCTCTCCATGCCCGACGAGCAGCTCGACCTGGCGGCCGCCGCCGCGGAGAGCGGCAAGCCCTGCGTCCTCGTCCTCGTCGAGGCGCGGCCCCGGGTCATCTCCACGATCACCGACCGGATGGGCGCGGTGCTCTTCGCCGGCCTGCCCGGCTTCGAGGGCGCGACGGCCATCGCCGAGGTCCTCTCCGGGAAGACGAATCCGAGCGGCAAGCTCGCCTTCTCCTATCCCGCGGCTCCCGGCCACGTCGTGGCCTATCATCACAAGTCGTCGGACCGCACGACGGCGCAGTATCCTTTCGGGGCCGGCCTTTCCTACACGCAGTTCGCTTACGAGGGCCTGAAGCTCGACGCCGAGCGCGTGGGCCCGGCCGGGAAGGTCCGCGCGAGCGTGCGCGTGACCAACAAGGGCAAGCGCGCCGGCCGCGAGGCCGTGCTCTGGTATCTGAGCGACGAGGTGGCCCGCATCACGCGCCCGGTCAAGCGGCTCAAGCAGTACGAGAAGATCGCGCTGGCGCCCGGAGAGTCGAAGGAGGTCTCCTTCCTCATCGACGCGCAGAAGGACCTGAGTTATCCCGACGAGAAGGGCTCCCCGGTCCTCGAGGACGGCGACTTCACTCTCCGGGTCGGTCCGCTGAGCGCGAAGCTGACGTTCGATTCGACGAAGAAGTAG